In the Pseudomonas sp. ADAK2 genome, one interval contains:
- a CDS encoding type III secretion protein HrpV, translating to MIRVSEKSAFYAQVAAEQAAVWPVAAGISFVSRREHQDWGIALHIESRSLKPQQLRTALERRFTQSHLFPDYFLFLDSQRDFVVWHATPMGAGSHVSLDDIRQHQLLLAGLDHLGDGAY from the coding sequence ATGATCCGAGTTTCAGAGAAGTCGGCGTTCTACGCCCAAGTCGCCGCCGAACAGGCTGCGGTCTGGCCGGTCGCGGCGGGTATTTCGTTCGTCAGTCGCCGCGAACACCAGGACTGGGGCATCGCCTTGCACATCGAAAGCCGTTCGTTGAAACCCCAGCAATTGCGCACGGCACTGGAGCGGCGCTTCACCCAGTCGCACCTGTTTCCCGATTACTTTCTGTTCCTCGATTCCCAGCGCGACTTCGTGGTCTGGCACGCCACGCCCATGGGCGCGGGCAGCCACGTGTCCCTGGACGATATCCGCCAGCATCAACTGCTGCTGGCGGGGCTCGATCACTTGGGCGATGGCGCTTACTGA
- the hrpT gene encoding HrpT family type III secretion system protein has protein sequence MNQVLCGTLLALCALLAGCAGSGSGCVAEACDRPDSNDRELVIWWPADMRQGLEARERTLDFTVVPLRD, from the coding sequence ATGAACCAGGTTTTGTGTGGGACGTTGCTGGCGTTGTGCGCGCTGTTGGCCGGTTGCGCGGGCTCGGGTTCCGGGTGTGTGGCCGAGGCATGCGATCGGCCCGATTCCAACGATCGCGAACTGGTGATCTGGTGGCCGGCGGACATGCGCCAGGGCCTCGAAGCGCGTGAGCGCACGCTCGACTTCACCGTCGTGCCATTAAGGGATTGA
- the sctC gene encoding type III secretion system outer membrane ring subunit SctC has translation MKAFKWLPWLLIWMSASAFAAVPPAWKHTAYAYDASQADLATALADFAKEFGLGFEMEPVDGIVDGRIKAPNPQAFLERLSQEHHFQWFVYNETLYISPTSEQTSARIEVSPDAVDDLKSALTDVGLLDTRFGWGALPDEGVVLVRGPAKYVNFVRDYSKKVDTPDEKQDIVVLPLKYANAADRTIRYRDQQLTVAGVASILQDLLETRSRGDTINGVNLLQGAGLGAGGSPYGGGSTLLGGLDTDNLQKGLDQVLANTGSKKGKGAAGNKSRIRVSADVRNNAVLIYDLPKRKALYQKLVKQLDQPRNLIEIDAVILDINREDLAELSSSWNIWAGGTNVSASLLDSGSSSTLSVENSGRFALAIHALEGKGSATVVGNPSILTLENQPAVIDFSRTEYLTATGERVADIQPITAGTSLQVIPRSLNHEGRSQVQLILDIEDGQIDASVLNPSQPSVRKGNVSTQAVIAEHGSLVVGGFHVLESDDKVRKIPYLSAIPLIGKLLFTSSSHRTSKRERLFILTPRLIGDQVDPSRYVENGNPDDVDAASKRISGRRDGALPTRIDVQKAFTQLLDGIAPAGFTSSDQLPFIPNTLCDSNSGVAIDGERAQWYTQKQWGVAVVVARNTSDKPQRIDESTCGGRWVLGVSAWPKAWLQPGEESEVFIAVRQPKSLTANAQARASLLKGTTP, from the coding sequence ATGAAGGCCTTTAAGTGGTTGCCTTGGCTATTGATCTGGATGAGTGCCTCGGCCTTCGCCGCCGTGCCGCCAGCCTGGAAACACACGGCGTACGCCTATGACGCCAGTCAGGCGGATCTGGCGACGGCGCTGGCCGATTTCGCCAAGGAGTTTGGCCTGGGCTTTGAAATGGAGCCGGTGGACGGCATCGTGGATGGCCGTATCAAGGCGCCAAACCCCCAGGCGTTTCTGGAGCGATTGAGTCAGGAACATCACTTCCAGTGGTTCGTCTACAACGAGACGTTGTACATCAGCCCGACCAGCGAGCAGACCTCGGCGCGCATCGAGGTGTCCCCGGATGCGGTGGATGACCTCAAGAGTGCCCTGACCGACGTCGGCCTGCTGGATACGCGATTCGGCTGGGGCGCCTTGCCCGACGAAGGCGTGGTGCTGGTGCGCGGGCCGGCCAAGTACGTCAATTTCGTGCGCGACTACAGCAAGAAAGTCGACACCCCGGACGAGAAGCAGGACATCGTCGTGCTGCCGTTGAAGTACGCCAACGCCGCCGACCGCACCATTCGCTATCGCGACCAGCAACTGACGGTGGCCGGGGTCGCGAGCATTCTTCAGGACTTGCTCGAAACCCGCTCCCGGGGCGATACGATCAACGGCGTCAACCTGCTCCAGGGCGCCGGGCTGGGTGCCGGTGGCAGTCCCTATGGCGGCGGTTCGACGCTGCTCGGCGGGCTCGACACCGACAACCTGCAAAAAGGCCTGGATCAGGTGCTGGCCAACACCGGCTCGAAGAAGGGCAAAGGCGCGGCGGGCAACAAGTCGCGGATCCGTGTCAGCGCCGATGTGCGCAACAACGCGGTGCTGATCTATGACTTGCCCAAGCGCAAGGCGTTGTATCAGAAGCTGGTCAAACAGCTCGATCAACCGCGCAACCTGATCGAAATCGATGCGGTGATTCTCGACATCAACCGCGAAGACCTGGCCGAGCTGTCCAGCAGTTGGAACATCTGGGCCGGCGGCACCAATGTCAGTGCCTCGCTGCTCGATTCCGGTTCCAGCTCAACCTTGTCGGTGGAAAACTCCGGTCGCTTCGCCCTGGCCATTCATGCGCTGGAAGGCAAGGGCTCGGCGACGGTGGTGGGCAATCCGTCGATCCTGACCCTGGAAAACCAACCGGCGGTGATCGACTTCAGTCGCACCGAATACCTGACCGCCACCGGCGAACGGGTCGCCGATATCCAGCCGATTACTGCCGGGACCAGTTTGCAGGTGATTCCGCGCTCGCTGAATCACGAAGGCAGGTCCCAGGTGCAACTGATCCTCGACATCGAAGACGGACAGATCGACGCCTCTGTACTCAACCCCTCGCAACCGAGCGTGCGCAAAGGCAACGTCAGCACCCAGGCAGTGATCGCCGAACACGGGTCGTTGGTGGTCGGTGGGTTCCATGTATTGGAGTCCGACGACAAGGTGCGCAAGATTCCTTACCTCAGCGCCATTCCGCTGATCGGCAAACTGCTGTTCACGTCCAGCAGCCACCGCACCAGCAAACGCGAGCGGCTGTTTATCCTCACCCCACGGCTGATCGGTGATCAGGTCGACCCGTCGCGCTACGTCGAAAACGGCAACCCGGATGACGTGGATGCGGCGTCCAAACGCATCAGCGGTCGGCGTGACGGCGCGCTACCGACGCGCATCGATGTGCAGAAAGCCTTCACCCAATTGCTCGATGGCATCGCTCCGGCCGGGTTCACCAGCAGTGACCAATTGCCGTTCATTCCCAACACCTTGTGCGACTCGAATTCAGGTGTGGCCATCGATGGCGAACGCGCCCAGTGGTACACGCAAAAGCAGTGGGGCGTGGCGGTGGTGGTGGCGCGCAACACCAGCGACAAACCCCAGCGCATCGATGAAAGCACTTGCGGCGGACGCTGGGTGTTGGGCGTCAGTGCTTGGCCCAAGGCCTGGCTGCAACCGGGGGAAGAAAGCGAGGTGTTCATTGCCGTGCGCCAACCCAAATCACTCACGGCCAACGCCCAGGCGCGCGCCTCGTTACTCAAGGGAACGACACCATGA
- a CDS encoding type III secretion protein, with protein MEFNDFVAVITQWCEQGAGAPLDCWIDEANARLARCEDGVRCSIDVLDPYDAADPDRLTALLIQSSAGVACHCEGALAIDPDSHCLVLVSWQAPPCAAPVLLQRLEHLANQRAAMLSLLQHSLGSLANAALPRSTLNTWQPGA; from the coding sequence ATGGAATTCAATGACTTCGTTGCGGTGATCACCCAGTGGTGCGAGCAAGGTGCTGGCGCACCGCTGGACTGTTGGATCGACGAGGCCAACGCCCGACTCGCCCGCTGCGAAGACGGCGTGCGTTGCAGCATCGACGTGCTGGACCCGTACGACGCTGCCGACCCTGATCGCTTGACCGCGCTGCTGATCCAGAGCAGCGCTGGCGTGGCTTGCCACTGCGAAGGCGCGCTGGCGATCGATCCCGACAGTCACTGCCTGGTGCTGGTCAGTTGGCAGGCGCCGCCCTGTGCCGCCCCGGTGTTGCTGCAACGCCTGGAACACCTGGCCAATCAGCGCGCCGCGATGCTCAGCCTGTTACAGCATTCTTTGGGCAGCCTGGCGAATGCTGCGTTGCCCCGTTCGACCCTCAATACCTGGCAACCCGGAGCGTGA
- a CDS encoding type III secretion protein, with protein sequence MISFKALQHRLDHSFSNSQTNTDEAALDAADSGSPEDMMAFSDASQKMATATSVLSEGLRAQHGLTKAIIDGIQ encoded by the coding sequence ATGATCAGTTTCAAAGCCTTGCAGCATCGCCTCGACCATTCATTCAGCAACAGCCAGACCAACACTGACGAGGCGGCCCTCGACGCTGCGGACAGTGGCTCGCCCGAAGACATGATGGCGTTCAGCGACGCGTCGCAGAAAATGGCCACCGCGACCTCGGTGTTGAGCGAAGGCCTGCGCGCCCAGCACGGTTTGACGAAAGCGATAATCGATGGAATTCAATGA
- the sctL gene encoding type III secretion system stator protein SctL, which produces MLVRRRLSLGTEALLREPILRREDLADAQRASDLLLAAHAQAEALIAEAQGQCQRSLDQATGQFWAQANAFLQTVEDQRQALQRSAVESAEAMLTLALTRLFDDTSVIERGQALITHLAASQSDACTATLSCPPALFADVQTWLVGGRFATLWTLREESSMPPQTLRLSSDAGEFDLDWSGLVRCLLGQGD; this is translated from the coding sequence ATGCTGGTTCGACGACGCTTGTCCCTGGGCACCGAGGCGTTGCTGCGCGAACCGATCCTGCGCCGCGAAGACCTCGCCGATGCGCAACGGGCCAGTGACCTGCTGCTCGCCGCCCATGCCCAGGCCGAGGCGTTGATCGCCGAGGCGCAAGGCCAATGCCAGCGTTCTCTTGATCAGGCGACGGGGCAGTTCTGGGCGCAGGCCAATGCCTTCCTGCAAACCGTGGAAGACCAGCGCCAGGCCTTGCAACGCTCGGCGGTCGAGTCGGCCGAGGCCATGCTCACGCTGGCGCTGACCCGGCTGTTCGACGACACCAGCGTCATCGAGCGCGGACAAGCGCTGATCACGCATCTGGCGGCCAGCCAGAGCGATGCCTGCACCGCGACCCTCAGCTGTCCCCCCGCGCTGTTCGCCGACGTGCAGACCTGGCTCGTCGGTGGCCGTTTCGCCACGCTGTGGACGTTGCGCGAAGAATCCTCGATGCCGCCGCAGACCCTGCGCCTGAGCAGCGACGCCGGGGAATTCGATCTTGATTGGTCCGGGTTGGTCCGCTGCCTGCTGGGGCAGGGCGACTGA
- a CDS encoding type III secretion protein has translation MTATDWVNWWCCTWRWAHPAWQAQVLAVQGLEPEACAAVTRSRQADLLASLGVRPSQPPEPDVDVLLWLSLSTEQRQQALALARSICCAPLPAETTVAARYDAWCRSLAKALRPGLWADPQQTDMRPLLGAWLGPAIWPRLRLGWAPGEVGEPATDLPPNKLDTLWRAVLWRVSTP, from the coding sequence ATGACCGCGACCGACTGGGTGAACTGGTGGTGTTGCACGTGGCGTTGGGCGCACCCGGCCTGGCAGGCGCAGGTGCTGGCGGTCCAGGGCCTGGAACCTGAGGCGTGCGCCGCTGTGACGCGCAGCCGCCAGGCGGATTTACTGGCCAGCCTCGGCGTGCGTCCCAGTCAACCGCCCGAGCCGGACGTCGATGTGCTGTTGTGGTTGTCGCTGAGCACGGAGCAACGTCAACAAGCGCTGGCCCTCGCCCGATCGATCTGTTGCGCGCCGCTGCCCGCCGAAACCACGGTGGCTGCGCGGTACGATGCCTGGTGTCGCAGCCTGGCCAAGGCCCTGCGACCGGGGCTTTGGGCTGATCCGCAACAGACCGACATGCGCCCTCTGCTCGGCGCCTGGCTGGGCCCGGCGATCTGGCCACGCCTGCGTCTGGGATGGGCGCCGGGGGAGGTCGGTGAGCCGGCGACGGACCTGCCGCCCAACAAACTCGACACGTTGTGGCGCGCCGTGTTGTGGCGCGTCTCGACGCCATGA
- the sctJ gene encoding type III secretion system inner membrane ring lipoprotein SctJ has protein sequence MKFFAPIVLLCLLLLSGCSDDTELFGGLSEPDSNDVIAKLADQHIDARKQMQKTGVTIIVAARDINRAVRVLEAAGLPRRARTSLGEIFKKEGVISTPLEERARYIYALSQELESTLSQIDGVIVARVHVVLPERIAPGEPVQPASAAVFIKHTAALDPDSVRGRIQQMVASSIPGMSQEAANSKKFAIVFVPSMEFQDKENLVRFGPFLIDSPDVGFWHVMALVLPISLLLLLAVLALGLRRDWRGALLARVWPGRRSDSTLPANL, from the coding sequence GTGAAATTCTTTGCCCCGATTGTGTTGCTGTGCCTGCTGTTGCTCAGCGGCTGCAGCGACGACACGGAACTGTTCGGCGGCCTCTCGGAGCCGGACTCCAATGACGTCATCGCCAAACTCGCCGACCAGCACATCGACGCCCGCAAGCAGATGCAAAAAACCGGCGTGACCATCATCGTCGCCGCCCGCGACATCAATCGCGCGGTGCGCGTGCTGGAAGCCGCCGGCCTGCCGCGACGGGCCCGCACCAGCCTCGGGGAAATCTTCAAGAAAGAAGGGGTGATTTCCACGCCGCTGGAGGAACGGGCGCGCTACATCTATGCGTTGTCCCAGGAACTGGAATCGACCTTGTCGCAGATCGACGGCGTGATCGTCGCGCGGGTCCACGTGGTGCTGCCGGAACGCATCGCCCCTGGCGAACCGGTGCAACCGGCGTCGGCGGCGGTGTTCATCAAGCACACCGCAGCGCTCGATCCGGACAGCGTACGTGGGCGCATTCAGCAAATGGTCGCGAGCAGTATTCCGGGGATGTCTCAGGAAGCGGCCAACTCGAAAAAATTCGCCATCGTCTTCGTCCCGTCCATGGAGTTTCAGGACAAGGAAAACCTGGTGCGTTTCGGCCCGTTCCTGATCGACAGCCCGGACGTCGGCTTCTGGCACGTCATGGCGCTGGTGCTTCCGATCAGCCTGCTGTTGCTGCTGGCCGTGCTGGCCCTGGGGCTGCGCCGTGACTGGCGCGGGGCATTGCTCGCCCGTGTGTGGCCCGGCCGGCGCAGCGATTCGACGTTACCGGCGAACCTATGA
- the sctI gene encoding type III secretion system inner rod subunit SctI — protein sequence MSLSPINAPKGVPVEHDPGLVSGPAQADVDLFNGAMRNEAAPVGHMADGVVGALSERFQSQEQLSQQALRSMKTAAGSADPMDMVKMSRSLSQYSLQMAITTKVVSKSAQALDKLTNMQ from the coding sequence GTGAGTCTTTCCCCCATCAATGCACCCAAAGGCGTCCCGGTCGAGCATGACCCAGGCCTGGTTTCCGGACCTGCGCAGGCGGATGTCGACTTATTCAATGGCGCCATGCGTAACGAGGCCGCCCCGGTGGGGCATATGGCCGACGGTGTGGTGGGTGCGCTCTCCGAGCGTTTCCAGTCCCAGGAACAGCTGTCGCAGCAGGCGCTGCGCTCGATGAAAACCGCTGCCGGTTCGGCCGATCCGATGGACATGGTCAAGATGAGCCGCTCGCTGTCGCAATACTCGCTGCAGATGGCGATCACCACCAAAGTGGTGAGCAAGAGCGCCCAGGCGCTCGATAAATTGACCAACATGCAGTAG
- a CDS encoding sigma 54-interacting transcriptional regulator, with protein MSVYDYFDCELDCDNDLPDIKIIAQSTSPLGIDLLLSGETGTGKDTLAQRIHVLSERKGGFVAMNCAAIPESLAESELFGVVSGAFTGASRSRMGYIEAAQGGTLYLDEIDSMPLNLQAKLLRVLEVRAIERLGSTTVIPLELCVIASAQRPLDEMVEQGLFRRDLYFRLNVLTIQLPALRERRDQIIPLFSQFSNAAARDLGRGHKALGAALTQVLLSHSWPGNIRELKSAAKRFVLGFPLLGGGPGEDPESQTLKAQMRVIERILIQEALKRHGQSVDAVSMELGVPRRTLYHRIKSLDIFLKHDPLEKKVEPKSATAPLMDISH; from the coding sequence GATTACTTTGATTGTGAGCTTGACTGCGATAACGACCTCCCGGACATAAAAATCATTGCGCAAAGCACCTCGCCACTGGGCATCGATCTGCTGCTGTCGGGGGAGACCGGCACCGGCAAGGACACCCTGGCGCAACGCATTCACGTACTGTCGGAGCGCAAGGGCGGGTTTGTGGCGATGAATTGCGCGGCGATTCCGGAGTCGCTGGCCGAAAGCGAGTTGTTCGGGGTGGTCAGCGGCGCGTTCACCGGGGCCAGTCGTTCGCGGATGGGCTACATCGAAGCGGCGCAGGGCGGCACGCTGTACCTCGACGAGATCGACAGCATGCCGCTCAATCTCCAGGCCAAACTGCTGCGGGTGCTGGAGGTCCGGGCTATCGAGCGACTCGGTTCGACCACGGTCATTCCCCTGGAGTTATGCGTGATCGCCTCGGCCCAGAGGCCTCTGGATGAAATGGTCGAGCAGGGCCTGTTTCGTCGCGATCTGTATTTCCGCCTCAACGTCCTGACCATCCAGTTGCCGGCACTGCGCGAGCGTCGCGACCAGATCATTCCGCTGTTTTCCCAATTTTCCAACGCCGCCGCCCGAGACTTGGGGCGGGGTCACAAAGCGCTGGGCGCGGCGCTGACCCAAGTGCTGCTCAGCCATTCCTGGCCCGGCAACATCCGCGAATTGAAGTCCGCGGCCAAGCGTTTCGTGCTGGGTTTTCCGTTGCTCGGCGGCGGGCCCGGTGAAGACCCCGAGAGCCAGACCCTCAAGGCGCAGATGCGGGTCATCGAGCGCATCCTGATCCAGGAGGCGCTCAAGCGCCACGGTCAGTCCGTCGACGCGGTGAGCATGGAATTGGGCGTGCCCCGACGCACGCTTTATCACCGCATCAAGTCGCTGGATATATTCCTCAAACACGATCCCCTGGAAAAAAAAGTGGAACCCAAATCCGCCACGGCTCCACTCATGGATATCTCGCACTGA